From the genome of Aspergillus fumigatus Af293 chromosome 1, whole genome shotgun sequence, one region includes:
- the vcxA gene encoding calcium/proton exchanger, translated as MSAARNFRSAFRRHSWGPKKSSMTGFSSSPNGAGEPSERDALINDIPRINSGMSQHRRHKRGPRWLNIPAQVMHLTWETLVRDYVNVLLVFVPLGIISGALHWDSTVVFSLNFLAIIPLASLLSFATEELAATMGQALGGLMNATFGNAVELIVSIIALKDNQIRVVQASMLGSILSNILLVLGCCFFIGGLRFSEQTFNSTVASTMSSMMTVASASLIIPATLYASLSPSHSKTTTDNNILILSHGTAIILLVLYVMYLYFQLKTHTKLFEEVQDALGPDTENQADHEEEEEEEEHHILSPLAATIALVVVTILVAICADYLVGSIDSIVEKTSMSRTFIGLILIPIVGNAAEHVTAVVVAWKGKMDLAIGVAVGSSLQIALFVTPFLVIMGWILNVEMTLNFHIFETVAFFISSLVVTFLIQDGKSNYLEGGLCLGMYLILALAFYVYPDDPTGDALIAN; from the exons GCACTCGTGGGGTCCCAAAAAAAGCAGTATGACcggcttctcttcttctccaaacgGGGCTGGAGAGCCCAGTGAGCGGGATGCTTTGATCAATGATATCCCCCGCATCAATTCAGGCATGAGCCAACATCGGCGCCACAAACGTGGACCACGCTGGCTGAACATCCCAGCGCAGGTCATGCACTTGACCTGGGAGACCCTCGTGCGGGATTACGTCAACGTGCTGCTCGTGTTTGTGCCTCTTGGTATCATCTCCGGTGCGCTTCACTGGGACAGCACGGTTGTCTTCTCGTTGAACTTCCTGGCGATCATCCCATTGGCGTCGCTGCTGAGCTTTGCGACTGAGGAACTGGCGGCTACTATGGGACAGGCGTTGGGGGGACTGATGAATGCTACATTCGGGAACGCGGTCGAGCTGATT GTCAGCATCATCGCTTTGAAGGACAACCAGATCCGTGTCGTCCAGGCAAGCATGCTGGGCAGTATCCTGTCGAACATCCTGCTTGTGCTCGGATGCTGTTTCTTCATTGGTGGGCTCCGGTTTTCCGAGCAGACTTTCAACAGTACTGTCGCGTCCACCATGTCGTCCATGATGACGGTTGCCTCTGCTTCGTTGATCATTCCGGCCACCCTCTACGCCTCTCTGTCACCATCCCACTCCAAAACTACGACGGATAACAATATCCTGATTCTTTCGCACGGTACCGCCATCATTCTCCTGGTTTTATACGTCATGTACCTGTACTTCCAGCTCAAGACGCACACAAAGCTGTTTGAGGAGGTTCAAGACGCACTGGGACCCGATACAGAGAACCAGGCGgaccatgaagaagaggaggaggaggaggagcatcATATTCTGAGCCCATTGGCCGCCACCATTGCTCTGGTTGTCGTCACGATTCTTGTCGCCATCTGTGCCGACTACCTGGTTGGAAGCATCGACAGCATCGTGGAGAAGACCAGCATGAGCCGGACTTTCATCGGTCTCATCTTGATCCCCATTGTTGGAAATGCTGCAGAGCATGTCAccgccgtcgtcgtcgcctggaaaggaaagatggatCTGGCTATCGGTGTAGCCGTCGGCAGTAGCTTGCAGATCGCATTGTTCGTGACACCGTTCCTTGTCATCATGGGCTGGATCCTAAACGTTGAGATGACTCTCAACTTCCACATCTTTGAAACTGTCGCCTTCTTTATCTCCAGCTTGGTTGTGACCTTCCTCATCCAAGATGGCAAGTCGAATTATCTCGAGGGTGGACTTTGCTTGGGAAT GTATCTGATCCTAGCCCTTGCGTTCTACGTCTACCCAGATGATCCTACTGGCGATGCTCTTATTGCCAATTGA
- a CDS encoding mitochondrial 37S ribosomal protein uS7m: MPPRINLFTVGKALPGFRPSSSCAVSSRFSINRTHAASTVQAQRRWNSSKSEKKDDLDGLKGPTEDPLPHVSEEAAQMDKILHGGKYEAAASPELEQGTPVAEILQRDKDALKHMPKVMQDQLKRSSGNRSFSTFTRRYQPDLQEQEVTDPSVAVVANMINQVNQEVAELHPGLKFPAPESLPKTENFRERYDPLLEQFTKLLMRDGKLSKAQKNMSFILDHLRTAPPPQPHPKRRLLPGPPSPQLPLNPVLYLTLIVDSVAPLIKIRQQKGIAGGGAAVQIPVPLMQRQRRRTAIRWIIDASDKRRDSSFAQRVAHELVAVAEGRSGVWDRREAVHKLGVAGRSNLGLVTQRR, from the exons ATGCCGCCTCGTATCAATCTTTTCACAGTAGGCAAAGCCTTGCCTGGCTTCCGCCCATCCAGCTCATGCGCCGTCAGCTCGCGTTTCAGTATCAACCGAACTCACGCCGCTTCGACCGTCCAAGCACAGAGACGATGGAACTCTTCGAAATCAGAAAAGAAAGACGATCTGGATGGATTAAAGGGGCCTACGGAAGATCCGCTGCCCCACGTCAGCGAGGAGGCCGCACAGATGGACAAGATCCTGCACGGTGGAAAGTACGAGGCTGCTGCCAGCCCAGAGTTGGAGCAGGGAACTCCCGTCGCTGAG ATCCTGCAGCGCGATAAAGACGCCCTGAAGCACATGCCCAAGGTGATGCAAGACCAGCTGAAACGATCGTCTGGCAACCGGTCCTTCTCGACCTTCACGCGCCGCTACCAGCCTGACCtacaggagcaggaagtGACGGACCCCTCGGTGGCTGTTGTCGCCAATATGATCAACCAGGTGAACCAGGAAGTCGCGGAGCTGCACCCTGGACTGAAGTTTCCCGCGCCCGAGAGTCTTCCCAAGACGGAGAATTTCCGCGAGAGATATGATCCGCTGCTGGAGCAGTTTACGAAATTGCTTATGCGGGACGGGAAGTTGAGCAAGGCCCAGAAG AACATGTCCTTCATCCTTGACCACCTTCGAACTGCCCCTCCCCCCCAACCGCACCCGAAGCGCCGTCTCCTCCCTGGTCCTCCTAGCCCTCAACTCCCTTTGAACCCCGTCCTCTACCTCACCTTGATTGTCGACTCGGTCGCACCTCTGATTAAGATCCGTCAGCAGAAGGGTATTGCCGGCGGAGGTGCCGCCGTGCAGATACCCGTTCCTTTGATGCAGAGACAGCGGCGGCGGACGGCGATCAGATGGATCATCGATGCCTCTGACAAGCGGCGGGACAGCAGTTTCGCTCAGCGAGTTGCTCACGAGCTGGTCGCTGTTGCGGAAGGTCGTAGTGGAGTGTGGGATCGGAGGGAAGCGGTGCATAAGCTTGGTGTCGCTGGTCGTTCGAATCTTGGTCTGGTCACTCAGCGCAGGTAA
- a CDS encoding putative plasma membrane phosphate transporter Pho87 → MYYRPALSSQFLHLAFSSLQSDARTPQTDSNAPILQPPCRFVLRPTRQPLISPAQQLCGDPPQPRRRSPAPSSSSPTTNDVLSIGRVATSESVLFFSQNSLPVETVPSNAVGRTVARIASATGAYEQELEHDGHDQSFELEEFHTRNRYPLVTRERTSSNHFVSLESDSHEQVQESEKYTPPGEKSGQDHRANNPRVRFWAEALRRRQSPKESARGQRTAKMKFSHSIQFNAVPDWSAYYIAYSNLKKLIYSLEQQARKANGQAQSDVESAPLLSETPTPEAVFRRALNAELEKICSFYEVKESEILKEVEDVVRDTEEYSSKTDGADVDPMSDAMIKSRRMSSNSRPRTSGSYRDYAEEETEDDDDAADSDDEHHPPTGQGGVPSSGRSRSDLSDSRFMADSRILGFDRRGSGGHDEHCKDPGFLELYNEGLSLRQRAVNAYVSLCGLKSYIQLNKTGFSKALKKFDKILDCNLRREYMSSTVSPAYPFTDSTMKKIDDVIGRVEQLYADLITGGDLALAKRELRLHLREHVVWERNTVWREMIGIERKAQAANVGIRRTLLGMDEDPATARRQGDEQEAAAKEIKTPFGRYSVPEWLCSLSFGTLIVILAVFIILLYAPIMDKPEQQNCLAMLVFVSLLWATEVIPLFVTSLLIPFLVVMLRIMKSADKPYHRLGPKDATGAAFSAMWTPVIMLLLGGFTIAAALSKYDIARRMAMYVLSRAGSNPKVVLLTNMFVSMFLSMWISNVASPVLCYSIIQPLLRNLPPDSNFAKALVLGIALAANVGGAASPIASPQNIIALQNMYPSISWGTWFFISLPVCIISILLIWLLLLATFKPGRDTTIVPIRPVKDQFSGVQYFVTIVTLSTIGLWCVSHQLEHVFGDMGVIAIIPMVLFFGTGILNKEDFNNFLWTIIILAAGGLCLGKAVTSSGLLHTIAKAITARVDHFNLYGVLLVFSALILVMATFISHTVAALIMLPLVRQIGVGMDDPHPNLLVMASALMCSVAMALPTSGFPNMTAIMTEVPQTGQRYLHVRHFFTRGIPASLMSWAVIVTIGYGLMYIAGL, encoded by the exons ATGTACTATCGACCAGCATTATCCTCACAATTTCTTCATTTGGCCTTCTCATCTTTACAAAGTGATGCTCGCACACCACAAACGGACTCCAACGCCCCAATCCTTCAACCTCCATGCCGCTTTGTCCTTCGTCCAACGAGGCAACCACTCATATCACCCGCACAGCAGCTCTGCGGGGACCCGCCCCAGCCCAGACGCCGCAGTCCAGCTCCCAGCTCCAGTTCACCTACCACTAACGACGTATTATCAATAGGTCGAGTCGCAACTTCGGAGtctgttctttttttttcccaaAATTCTTTGCCAGTCGAAACCGTGCCGTCGAATGCTGTTGGGCGCACCGTGGCACGCATCGCATCTGCGACTGGTGCCTACGAACAAGAACTCGAACACGACGGCCACGATCAAAgcttcgagctcgaagagTTCCACACCCGCAATCGCTACCCGCTTGTAACACGCGAACGCACTAGCTCCAACCATTTTGTTTCCCTCGAGTCGGACTCGCACGAACAAGTACAGGAGAGCGAGAAATACACGCCGCCGGGTGAAAAGAGCGGTCAAGACCACAGAGCGAACAACCCCAGGGTCCGCTTTTGGGCAGAGGCTCTCCGGCGTCGACAATCCCCAAAAGAAAGTGCACGGGGACAAAGGACAGCAAAGATGAAGTTCTCGCACAGTATTCAGTTCAATGCGGTGCCGGATTGGAGTGCTTACTACATTGCGTATAGTAATTTGAAGAAATT GATATATTCTCTCGAGCAGCAAGCTCGGAAAGCAAACGGACAGGCACAGTCAGATGTCGAGTCCGCACCGCTATTAAGCGAGACACCTACGCCCGAGGCGGTGTTCCGGCGGGCTCTGAACGCGGAGCTCGAGAAGATATGCAGTTTCTACGAAGTCAAGGAGTCCGAAATACtcaaggaggtggaggatgTTGTTCGCGATACGGAGGAGTACTCGTCCAAGACGGACGGGGCTGACGTGGACCCCATGAGTGACGCTATGATCAAGTCGCGGAGGATGAGCTCAAACTCACGCCCGCGCACGAGCGGCTCGTACCGCGATTATGCGGAggaggagacagaagatgacgatgatgcagCGGATAGCGATGACGAGCATCACCCGCCGACCGGGCAGGGAGGGGTTCCGTCATCGGGTCGGTCGCGCTCGGACCTGAGCGATTCGAGATTCATGGCTGACTCGAGGATTTTGGGGTTTGATCGACGAGGGAGCGGCGGACATGATGAGCATTGCAAAGATCCAGGGTTTTTGGAATTGTACAACGAGGGCTTGTCGCTGCGGCAGCGGGCCGTGAATGCCTATGTCTCGCTGTGCGGGCTCAAGTCGTACATCCAGCTGAACAAGACCGGGTTCTCCAAGGCGTTGAAGAAGTTCGACAAGATCCTCGACTGCAATTTGCGGCGCGAGTACATGAGCTCCACCGTTTCTCCAGCGTATCCGTTTACAGATTCGACCAtgaagaagatcgatgaCGTGATCGGCCGGGTCGAGCAGCTCTACGCGGACTTGATTACGGGTGGCGACCTGGCGCTGGCCAAGCGGGAGCTGCGGTTGCATCTCAGAGAGCACGTTGTCTGGGAGCGTAATACAGTCTGGCGAGAGATGATCGGTATCGAGCGCAAGGCCCAGGCTGCGAATGTTGGCATTCGTCGGACACTGCTGGGAATGGATGAGGACCCAGCCACCGCACGACGACAGGGCGATGAGCAGGAGGCTGCTGCCAAAGAGATCAAGACGCCGTTTGGTCGCTATAGCGTGCCCGAGTGGCTCTGCAGCTTGAGTTTCGGGACTCTGATCGTCATCCTGGCGGTGTTTATCATCTTGCTCTATGCTCCGATTATGGATAAACCGGAGCAGCAGAACTGTTTGGCCATGCTTGTGTTTGTCAGTCTGTTATGGGCCACGGAGGTTATTCCCCTCTTTGTGACGTCCCTCTTGATACCCTTCCTGGTTGTCATGTTGCGCATTATGAAGTCTGCGGACAAGCCTTACCACCGTCTGGGCCCGAAGGACGCCACTGGCGCGGCTTTCAGTGCGATGTGGACGCCGGTGATCATGCTCCTACTGGGCGGCTTCACCATCGCCGCTGCGTTGTCCAAGTACGACATTGCTCGGCGGATGGCCATGTATGTGCTGAGCAGAGCCGGATCCAATCCCAAAGTAGTTCTGCTGACGAACATGTTTGTGAGCATGTTCCTTAGTATGTGGATCAGCAATGTGGCCTCGCCTGTCCTTTGCTACTCCATTATTCAA CCCCTACTGCGTAATCTTCCTCCTGATTCCAACTTTGCCAAGGCCCTCGTGCTGGGTATTGCGCTGGCTGCTAATGTTGGAGGCGCCGCGTCGCCGATAGCGTCGCCCCAGAATATCATTGCGCTGCAGAACATGTACCCGAGTATCAGCTGGGGAACCTGGTTCTTTATTTCTCTGCCAGTCTGCATCATTTCGATTCTTTTGATTTGGCTGCTCTTACTGGCAACGTTCAAACCCGGCCGGGACACGACCATTGTGCCGATTAGACCGGTCAAGGACCAATTCTCGGGAGTGCAGTACTTTGTCACGATTGTGACGCTGTCCACCATCGGGCTGTGGTGTGTCAGCCATCAGCTCGAGCACGTCTTTGGGGATATGGGGGTGATCGCCATCATCCCGATGGTGCTGTTCTTTGGCACGGGGATCCTGAACAAGGAAGACTTCAACAACTTCTTGTGGAcgatcatcatcctcgcGGCTGGGGGTCTGTGTCTTGGCAAAGCTGTGACCTCGTCCGGGCTGCTGCACACGATCGCCAAGGCGATCACGGCGCGCGTCGACCACTTCAATCTGTACGGAGTTCTGCTCGTGTTTTCGGCGCTGATCCTGGTCATGGCGACATTTATCTCGCATACGGTTGCAGCACTGATCATGCTGCCGCTAGTGCGCCAGATTGGCGTGGGCATGGACGACCCGCATCCGAACCTTCTGGTGATGGCAAGTGCATTGATGTGTTCGGTGGCTATGGCGTTGCCGACCAGCGGGTTTCCCAATATGA CTGCTATCATGACCGAGGTCCCGCAGACGGGTCAACGGTACCTCCACGTGCGACATTTCTTCACTCGCGGTATCCCCGCCAGTTTGATGTCGTGGGCGGTGATTGTGACGATTGGGTATGGATTGATGTATATTGCGGGGTTGTAG
- a CDS encoding DUF2470 domain-containing protein produces MATNANAPTKSFIIKHMNTSHADSLSLYLRAYCGVSAHFAHPAILQDISHSDLLITAKGTRYSVPINPPMTSLAETRARVVAMHKDSLQRLGLSDITIAEYRPPQGLQVVSLVLVVATLVVFGRRSNFLPGSAFYETVGLDRYPVFTRFCYDVAPVVVGLLLGSHLVEATLLAVKRLRPHGVRFASGLWVVWIVSNFVEGFPAWRRFDEMVREERMKRERMRD; encoded by the coding sequence ATGGCAACCAATGCAAATGCACCCACCAaatccttcatcatcaagcataTGAACACCAGCCATGCCGACTCGCTCTCTCTCTACCTACGCGCCTACTGCGGCGTCTCCGCCCACTTTGCCCATCCCGCCATCCTTCAAGACATCTCCCACTCGGACCTCCTCATCACCGCAAAGGGAACTCGCTACAGCGTTCCCATTAACCCACCCATGACCTCCCTTGCCGAAACCCGCGCCCGCGTCGTCGCCATGCACAAGGACTCTCTGCAGCGCCTCGGCCTCTCCGACATTACCATCGCCGAGTACCGGCCCCCGCAGGGGCTCCAGGTCGTCTCGCTAGTCCTGGTGGTCGCTACGCTGGTGGTGTTTGGTCGGCGGAGCAATTTCCTGCCGGGGAGTGCGTTCTACGAGACGGTGGGCTTAGACCGGTATCCGGTGTTTACGCGGTTCTGCTACGATGTTGCACCGGTGGTGGTTGGCTTATTGCTAGGCTCGCATTTGGTGGAGGCGACGCTGTTGGCGGTTAAGAGGTTGAGGCCGCATGGGGTGCGGTTTGCGTCTGGGTTGTGGGTTGTGTGGATTGTGTCGAATTTCGTGGAAGGGTTTCCGGCGTGGCGGCGGTTTGATGAGATGGTGAGGGAGGAGCGGATGAAGAGGGAGCGGATGAGGGATTAA
- a CDS encoding 40S ribosomal protein eS8: MGISRDSRHKRSATGAKRATYRKKRAFEKGRQPANTRIGAKRIHLVRTRGGNRKFRALRLESGNFSWGSEGISRKTRVIVVAYHPSNNELVRTNTLTKSAVVQIDAAPFRQWYEAHYGQPIGRRRQQKTAETTTEKKSNSVVKKQAARFADHGKVEPAIEKQFESGRLYAVIASRPGQSGRVDGYILEGEELAFYQRAIRK, from the exons ATGGGTATCTCACGCGACTCCCGCCACAAGCGTTCGGCCACCGGTGCGAAGAGGGCCACCTACCGCAAGAAGAG GGCGTTCGAGAAGGGTCGCCAGCCTGCCAACACCCGTATTGGTGCTAAGAGAATCCACCTGGTCCGCACCCGTGGTGGTAACCGCAAGTTCCGTGCCCTCCGTCTCGAGTCGGGCAACTTCTCGTGGGGTTCCGAGGGCATCTCCCGCAAGACCCGTGTCATCGTTGTGGCCTACCACCCCTCCAACAACGAACTGGTCCGCACCAACACCCTGACCAAGTCCGCCGTCGTTCAGATTGATGCCGCTCCCTTCAGACAATGGTACGAGGCTCACTACGGCCAGCCCATCGGCCGGAGACGCCAGCAGAAGACCGCCGAGACCACcaccgagaagaagagcaacagcGTCGTGAAGAAGCAGGCTGCTCGCTTCGCCGACCACGGCAAGGTTGAGCCCGCCATCGAGAAGCAGTTTGAGTCCGGTCGTCTGTACGCCGTCATCGCCTCCCGCCCTGGCCAGAGCGGTCGTGTCGACGGTTACATCCTGGAGGGTGAGGAGCTGGCTTTCTACCAGCGTGCTATCCGCAAGTAA
- a CDS encoding metallophosphatase domain-containing protein, with protein sequence MVSPVELLFHLTYTDQGQATGIINSTPPVRALGNYNNHIQLSTLLNYPLTTVMGNKTIKTRLLLISDTHNTSPHPPPSPHPYRHPLPEAHILIHSGDLTTIGSYQEHATTVATLKCHPAELKLIIAGNHDITLDEAYYAALPPSSFKTRSGREDPAAIKQLYCGPEAYDAGIRYLDEGVHCFSLSTGAELRVFASPYTPAFCSWAFAYPRGRDRFNPLPEDTTASSALSSAGADAPDGVVPDFPSVDIMITHGPPAGVLDTVVHGGSVGCEGLFAAVKRARPRVHVFGHIHEGYGALRGEWGPDMTLGGTKVVCDPDKVREERGAYVDVSADSGCPLRFGEETLFVNASVLNERYKAVNAPWVVDLDLPVSS encoded by the coding sequence ATGGTCAGTCCAGTAGAACTTCTTTTCCATCTGACGTACACCGACCAGGGCCAGGCGACCGGAATCATCAACTCGACTCCGCCCGTGCGTGCACTTGGAAACTACAACAACCATATTCAACTTTCTACACTCCTCAACTATCCACTGACGACAGTCATGGGCAACAAAACAATAAAAACCCGCCTCCTCTTGATATCAGACACCCACAACACGTCCCCTCACCCGCCTCCCTCCCCGCACCCCTACCGGCACCCCCTCCCAGAAGCGCACATCCTCATCCACTCCGGCGACCTCACAACAATCGGTAGCTACCAAGAACATGCAACCACCGTAGCAACCCTCAAATGCCACCCCGCAGAGCTCAAACTCATCATCGCCGGCAATCATGACATCACCCTCGACGAGGCTTACTACGCCGCCCTCCCTCCAAGCAGTTTCAAAACCCGTTCCGGACGCGAGGATCCGGCCGCCATAAAACAACTCTATTGCGGTCCCGAAGCGTACGACGCAGGGATACGCTACTTGGACGAGGGCGTGCACTGTTTTAGCCTGAGCACAGGGGCGGAGTTGAGGGTGTTTGCGTCGCCGTATACGCCTGCATTTTGCAGCTGGGCGTTTGCGTATCCCCGGGGCAGGGATAGATTTAATCCCCTGCCCGAGGACACTacagcttcttcggctttAAGTTCTGCCGGCGCGGATGCCCCGGACGGGGTGGTGCCCGACTTCCCATCAGTGGATATCATGATCACGCATGGTCCGCCGGCCGGGGTGCTTGATACCGTCGTTCACGGCGGGAGTGTAGGCTGCGAGGGGTTGTTTGCTGCTGTGAAGCGGGCGCGGCCGCGGGTGCATGTCTTTGGGCATATCCACGAGGGGTATGGTGCGCTGCGAGGGGAGTGGGGGCCAGATATGACGCTGGGAGGGACGAAGGTGGTGTGCGATCCCGACAAGGTACGCGAGGAGCGCGGGGCGTATGTGGATGTTAGCGCGGACTCCGGGTGTCCGCTACGGTTCGGGGAGGAAACGCTGTTTGTCAATGCCAGTGTGCTGAATGAGCGGTATAAGGCAGTGAATGCGCCGTGGGTGGTGGACTTGGATTTACCGGTTTCTTCCTGA